Within the Macaca nemestrina isolate mMacNem1 chromosome 5, mMacNem.hap1, whole genome shotgun sequence genome, the region ctctgtttgcagaccaCATGATACTAAATCTAGAAAACCCACTGCCTCAGCctaaaagctccttcagctgataaacaacttcagcaacgtttcagaatacaaatccatatacaaaaatcactagcattacTATACAGcaacagccaagccaagagccaacTTAGAACAGCAATCCCTTTCTAATTTGGGAattacaattgccacaaaaaggaTAGAATACTTAGGGATACAGCTAACCAGGtaggtgaaagatctccacaatgagaattacaaaacactgcttaaagaaatcagagaagacacaaacaaatggaataacatcCCATGcttgtggataggaagaatcaatattattaaaatggccatagtacccaaagcaatttacatattcaatgctattcctatcaaaataccaatgacattctttgcagaactaggaaaatctattttaaatttcatatggaaccaaacagagcccgaatagccaaggcaatccaaagcaaaaagaactaagCTAGAGGTATCACCCAACTTTAAACTACACTAcaggactacagtaaccaaacagtattgtactggtatgaaaacaggcacatagaccaatggaacagaatagagagactAGAAATAAGAATGCACACCTATGACCagttgatcttcaacaaagctgacaaaaacaaaggggaaaagactccctattccaTCAAACATGCTGGGATAACTAGCTAATATCCAGCTTCTATAAggaccttaaacaaatttacgagagaaaaacaaccccatcaaaaagtgggtgaaggacatgaacagacacttttccagAGAAcacatacatgtggccaataagcatatgaaaaaaaaaagctcaatatcactggtcatcagagaaatgcaaattaaatccagaatggccaataagcatatgaaaaaaaaaaaaaaagctcaatatcactggtcatcagagaaatgcaaatcaaatccagaatgagataccatctcacaccagtcagaatggctattattaaaatgtcaaaaaataacagatgctggcaaggttgcagagaaaagggaatacttatacactgttgatgggagtataaattagttaagccagtgtggaaaacagtatggctatTCCTCAAACAGCTAAAAGcaaaactaccattcaatccagcaatcccattactgggtatatacccagaagaatagaaatcattttaccataaagacacatttggccaggtgcggcggctcacagctataatccaagcactttgagacgagcctgggcaacatgaccaaaccgcatttctaccaaaaatacaaaaattggccgagtgtggtgctgcatgcctgtggtcccagctaccagggaagctgagacaggaggatcacctgagactggggaggtcaaggctgcagtgagccatgactgtgccacccactgcactgcagcctgggcgagagagtagcatcctgtttcaaaaaaaaaaaaggatatagcACATGTGCAGgtaaatgttcattgcagcactattcagaaaAGCAAGACATGGAATtgacctaaatgcccatcaacaacaaattagataaagaaaatgtggtatacacagccataaaaaaagaacaagatcatgtagTCTATGGGAgcatggagctagaggccattatccttaattaactaatgcaggaacagataaacaaataccacatgttctcacttataagtgagaactaaatgatgagaactcataaacacaaagaaggaaacaacagaaacagattttcttgagggtggaaggtgggagagggggaggaggggaaaaaGATAACTACTGGATACTGAGCATAatacatgggtgatgaaataatttgtacaacaaacccctgtgacacagtTTACCTtctgtaacaaaccttcacatgtacccctgaacctaaaataacgtttttatttaaaaaaaaaaaaaaagttgaagtcaGCAGAAATGCTTGGGTTTAAGATAAAGGGAgttgtggaagccaaggttcttattatgtaAATGAAGTCTCCAGGTatcaggcttcagagagaataagtGGTAAATGTCTCTTATGAGATCATAAAAAGTGCCAGACTATTAGTTAAATCTCTCCTGTATCTGGAAAAGATGTGGAAAGGGTAGGGAATTCTatacagaatgtagattttccccacaagCAACAATAATATAGGtgttataaagaaattatttaggcagatagtgagggtaaggaaATCCTTCCtgggtaaggttttccttttaataaaaagcagccccaaaacagtttttctaacaaagagcagctgTATAGAACctagctgcagacatagacaagcaagcgGGAAGTTTGCATTGGTGAATGCTGGCAGTTGTGCTAACAGAAAAAGGCTACCTAGGATTAAGCATGATCAAAATGGTGGCtccatcttctcttctctttgtcaGCCACGTGTAGAATAAGGAGGAGACAAGATGGTGCTGGCCAAGTGGAAAGTCCATTTGCATAAGATTAAGGTGGGTCAACCAGCCTTCCCTGTGGGCTATGTAAATATCACACCTGATAGAACCAATCTgtgggccctatgtaaatcagacaccagcTCCACCTCAAGCTTGCCTATAGAATATGCTATAGTCTGCCACAAGCCAGTTTTTCCCCTttccaaagcctctttctcatgagacagagagagaaagagctgcttgcctctctcctttcttctgcctgttAAACTCTCTGATCCTTAACTCACCCACATGTGTCCGTGTCTTTAATCTTCTTAGTGCAAGACAATGAAGCCTGGGTATTTACCCCATACAACGATGCCACTTCAACAGCTTTGCAAAGGCATTCCAAAATGTGTCAAAGAAAtctattttggggtaaaatactttgatttctttcaggacCTGCTATCtatcatgtgatgctatactagagtcaggtTGCAATTTGGTATGTTATTGGTataaagagtctgttttgtcagtcttaagatctctgttttaaagttaataatgctgGCAAGTTGtacctgaattccaaagggaggagagtATGTCCCTGCAAAACTGCTTCTTGTGGGGGAAatttacattctgtagagaattgcctttcctttccaggtctttttctgATCCTGAAGAGTTTAGCTGAGAGTCCAGTaccttttaaaggtctgaataCAATACACTTCCCACCTATTGCTTGTAAGGGTGACCACCTATgagacttcatctacataataGGAACCTTGTTCTCTGTAATCCCTTATTTTAATccagacactcctttctattgattctagGTATTTAAATAGTAATAACTTTTTCAACCATTGCCAgtaagaaaatctttgaatctaccttTGACCTGGAAGGCCCCACTTTGAGTTGTTCCACCTTTCCTGACTGAACCAACATAGACCCCACATGTActgattgatttttttatgtgctcctaaaatgtgtaaaaccaagttGTAACTCAATCACCTTGAGCACTTATTCTCAGGATGTCTTGAGCCTGTGCCTCAGGCCCTTGATTACTCACATCTGGCTCAGAATAAaaccctttaaatattttatggagtttgactcttttttgtTGACAATTTTTTCTTCAAGAGTGTCTCAGAATTAATGGTACTTGGtattctatatacattttagaataatcttaGAAAATTTTACAATAGTCTTTGAATTTTGATTGGGTTAGCATTGAATATAGAGATCAAAGATATAATTAATATCCATACAATTTTGAATCATCTATGAATAGTTGTAATCACTTTGAATTTTCTACAGacataatcatatatataataatgaaattttatttcttctactcCAATCTTGCCTGTTCCTTGTCTTATCCTATTATACTGGCTAAAGTCTCtagaacaaagtattttgaaTGGAAATGGAAATAGAAGGTGTCCTTGTCTTTTCCCTcaatttcaaagagaaaatgtTCAACATATTCATAATGCTTGCTGAAAGGGCTTTCAGATCCTGTTTAACAGATTAGGATCTATCATTCTATTCATAGCTTACtaagtcatttttattatttttgtgtattttgagatTTATCAAATACTTGATTTTTTATCTGGTAATATGATTATAAAATGTTGTTTCTTTATTGTGTTATTTTGTGTTATTGTTATTTACAAGAATAAATTTACTTTCAGCAGTGTgtagaataatttaaataattgaattaatttgtaatattttcaaaTCTATGTTAATTCGTGGGACTATTATGCAATTTTAAGATGTTTTGTTGCCAGAGTTATACTTGACTAAAATAGTATTTGAACCttgccttttattttgttaacCTCTGGTATATACAAAGATTTCCTACAAATGAATTTGGAAAAAGGCGAGGACTTGAATGGATATTACACATAAGATTTCTCAATGactataaatataagaaaaactgGTCAACTTCATTAGTTAGTAGGTGagtacaaattaaaatcataatgatatatttatgatatactaccagaatggctaaaattaaaagggCAGAAAACACTGTTAGCATAGATTTGGAGCAACTGTAATTCTCACCATACTGTGGAGTTTAAGTTTGTGCAACCAACTTCCAGAATTAGTGGTATCTACCAAAGCTGAATATATGCATACCTCAAACCTAAGTAATTTCTACACAGTATAGTCCCTGACAAAATGCTTACATTTCTTACCAAATACATGTACTAAAATGATTGCAGCAGCAATattcacaaaagacaaaaatcataaaCACCCAAATGTCTAGCCTATCAGTACTACAAAGGATTAAAAAGTTGTGGCATATTTAGTCAATGAAATATAATGCAGTAAAAATACAGTGCTGTATTGGTACATGCAACCACATAAATGAATCTCACAAAGATAACATTGAATAAATattagcaaaaacaaaagaaataatgctgtatgattttatttatatatagttcaaaaaatcataataatggTTACAAGGGACAGGTATAAGTAGTATGTGGAAATGAAATTGAGAATCATTCTGGAATGTTTCTTACGTTCTTTCCTTGATCAAGATGTGTTCACTTTGTAATAATTGATTAAGCTGCACCTTCATGAACTATTTTAtatagactattttttaaaatgaaagctttCATAAAAATCTAGATTCTATTGAAGATTCAAAATACTTTGCAATCATGGGGCTCAATGCATAGAAAATTGATCAACTGGAGCTCAGCAGTTGTTTTTTCTTCAGATGTGGCATGTGCAGTAAAATGCGCACCACTCTTTTATTACTGCATATAGACCTTAGCTAAATGTTTGTTGACGTTCATCATTGCATTTCTGCAATTGTTTTTCTTATACCTGATCCACTCAGTCATTCATATCACCTGCTCGTACTTGAATATGCATGAGATTTTTCTTGGAccctaaaatatttatagaatttgCCTTAGACAAATAGAGGTTCACTTCCTCTATTGAGacctgaaaaaaatcataaaggaagCATATGAATGTGTATAGATTTATAGGTGACAGACAGGAAGTTAATGGAATTTCCCCCTGGGCCCTCTGTTTTGTCTTGGAAGTCCAAGCTGTGGGACATTGGGTTGGAGGATTTAAGAATTTGTTGGAAATTTGCTATTGTAATGCAAGAGACAAACAACAAGATACACACAGAATGACCTCTGGGCAGAAGAGAGCCCATTTGAAGTTGAGAAAGACCAGAAGTGTTTAAGGGCACTATTCAAAACATTTATATATCCATCTCCAGCAACAGTCAAGTGCCTATTAGATATGAAGGAAAAGGCCCTGTTGGAAGGCTCCAGACCTGCCATTTTTGTCTCAGTAGAGGTGAGGTAAAGGCAAGGTGCCCCAAAATTTAAAGTTATTAAGAAGAGAATTTAAAGTTATGAGTCAACATGATAAATTAATTATAGGTACttgcatatataaaatactagATTTTTGATAGAAACTTAACagcagaaatgagaaaattaaatattggGAGGCTATGAGGGCAGAAGTTAAATATCTTTGCAGTTTTGCTcacatttaaacaatattgaaAGATCAGAGAGTCAAAAGTATTTCTTTCAGAATAATCTCCTGGGACAGTTCATCTTTGGATACTACAGAGCCTGATATTAATTGCCACGTTGGGAGAACTGTGTCCCTGGGACCTTTTTGGATTCAGTGTCCTGTGTCCTTGCCAGTGTCTCCTGATTTGCTGATCTTCAGCAATCTCGAATCTCAAATAACAGCCTCGACAACCAATACATGAGCCTTAGACACTGATTTGTCACTTGAAGGTAATAATGGTTTGAACTCTGTGGCTTAAACTTcctttttgtattaaaatatgacTATTAGTGTGAAAAAATGTGGagaactttttttcttgtaacatatttacttctttttatgctttgattttatttctatacCATGCCCATGATTCTTAACTTTTAATGGCAAACTGGTTTAAAGTGACGTTCCTCTGGGTGAGGGGAGATTATATAGTGCACATGTTAAATTTTGCGTCatggtaaaataaaattcttctacAAGCCTGAAACAAACATATTCTTACAAATAAGGAGCTGGTTCATGACTGTGAATTGATCTCTCATCGCATTTCTTCGGAGGtattgtgtgtgagtgtgtgttaaAAACACAGGAAAAGTCTCCTTTGATTGGGATGGATAAATTGGCAATGAGCAGGCTGCATTAAAGAGATTAGAACAAGAGTGACATGTGTCTGGCTTTATCTCATTCCTTTGATAGAAGTAAAATGAGTACAATTTAGTGTAGCTAAATGGGTGGGAATTAACGTGAGAGGATCAGAAGActtacacatgtatgtatgtctttatgggtatatatgtgtataactGTGAGTGAATTTATTAGAACTATATATATTTAGTGTATGTTATATTGAATATATCACATACAGCATATATATAAACTGGTTTGTTCCTTAGGGGTCCTTTCATGTTCTCTTTTTACTATTGTGCTCTCCTCACCCTATTTTGAGGGATCGCTCAGTGTCTTCATCCTCTTATGGGGTACCCAGATGCCTCCTCTGATTTTTCCTGCGACTTCCTTTCATTTCCATTGAGTTCTGCTAAGTACAATTTTTACgtaagtgaaataaatatttacaaaatcagTGAAAATTAccttatatattttactttcatgATTAATTTTCAGAACAAATATTAATGCAATTTCAGGATATACAATTATTATAGGGGAAGAATTTTAGGCTGGAGTAATTTTTGCTGATGCCATGTGGAAAGTGCCTATTTGTCCTAACTATGAGGTAAAGTCAGgaactttgggtatatactttgtatcagtgaatatattttaaacttctgCATTTATAACTGTTTGgacttttaaaaagccaattaAAAATTTTGATCTTTTAGTCTTCTAGAAGATAAACATTCTGTGTTGGTTTGATGCCCATGGAGGCAGCTTCTTTGTCTTACTAAAGAGGCCTCCTTACCCTGATCACCACTCTTTCCATACAGAATCAACCACCTCTTCATTCAACACACAAGACCGGGAGCTGACTCCCTTCCCTAACACCACACaccaaagaagagaaggaaggttgCTGTGAATAAACTGCATGAGCTTACATCATCAATATGCTGGTGGACTAAATGAGTCAACTGATCCCTAAAGAAAATATGTCATTGAAAGTATGTGTCCATATAATCAAACATTAAGttataaatgttaatattattactCTCAATAGCCAAATGTTTGCCATTTTATAGGAAAAATAACGTCTGTAATCTCCAGAAGCTAGCTACCATTCATATaaagaaaaacctttaaaaaatgccCAACTCAAAATTTACAGTTGAAGAATggaaatgctatttattttaattacttgcGTATATTAACCATTACTGAGTTTTTTCACTGAATTTGAACTATTTGTCCTAAGTTATAAGTTGATTGAATGTACCTTATTcctttgacattttctttctctatttttttggtGATACATTTTATCTCAGCTTCTACTAGTTATCTGTCAGGAAAACACTGCTTCCACAAAAGCCTTCATGTGTTTCTCtgtattacatattttctttaaggTCTTCCTTTGTGGTTTCTATACCAAAATTTATTCCATGAGTCACTGTAACATCTCTGAGTCAGTGTTTtgattaaatgtttattaaaggTTGATATTGTGCCCAATGGCCAACACATTACCCTCCCTGAATTCTTGTAATGTCTTGCTCCTGTTCTGAACAGGGTGATGGGCATGACCAACAGCAGTGTCAAGGGAGACATCATCCTGGCGGGCTTCTCTGATCAGCCCCACCTGGAAAAGATACTCTTTGTGGCTGTTTTGATATCCTATCTCCTTACCCTTGTGGGAAATACAGTAATTATTCTGATCTGCTCTGTAGACCCTAAACTCAAGACACCCATGTACTTTTTTCTTACTCACCTCTCCTTAGTTGATATCTGTTTTACCACCAGTATTGTCCCTCAGCTGCTGTGGAACCTAAAAGGACCTGCCAAAACAATCACATTCCTGGGTTGTGTCATCCAGCTCTACATCTCCCTGGCATTGGGCTCCACTGAGTGCGTCCTCCTGGCTGTAATGGCTTTTGATCGCTATGCTGCAGTTTGCAAACCTCTCCACTATACAGCTGTAATGAACCCTCGGCTGTGCCAGGCTCTGGCAGGGGTTGCATGGCTGAGTGGAGTGGGAAACACTCTCATCCAGGGAACTGTCACCCTCCGGCTGCCTCGCTGTGGACACCAGTTGCTCCATCATTTCTTCTGTGAGGTACCCTCCATGATTAAGCTTGCATGTGTGGACATCCATGACAATGAGGTTCAGCTCTTTGTTGCTTCATTGGTCTTACTCCTCTTGCCCTTAATGCTAATATTGCTGTCCTATGGACATATTGCCAAGGTGGTCATAAGGATCAAGTCAGTCCAGGCCCGGTGCAAAGCCCTAGGGACATGTGGATCCCACTTGATAGTAGTGTCCCTCTTCTATGGGACCATCACAGCTGTCTACATCCAGCCCAACAGTTCTTATGCCCATGCTCATGGGAAGTTCATCTCCCTCTTCTATACAGTTGTGACCCCGACCCTCAATCCCCTCATCTATACACTGAGGAATAATGACGTGAAAGGAGCACTGCGAAGATTATTTCACAGAGACTtcacataaaaaatgaaacagagtaCACAGCGCTCAACTTTTTTCACAAAGAAACTTTAAAGGTCATCTTGTATAATTCTTCACTCAAGAATTTTAGCAGTCTATAAAGGAAGAGATATAATCTTCTCCATCTGCGTTACTGTATTTCACTTGGCCTCAGAACTGTCTGTCATCTCCAATCTCTTTCCAGACTTCTTTTGAGCCCATGTAAGGCAATATTCCCCCATACCTTTTAAATCTCCATGAGTCACATCATTTCTGTTTCTCACTCTCCCTCCCTGTGCTTTTCTTtagccttccttcctttcttgcttttttccttcccttccttccttttccaccttttatttcttcttttcttctcatttgtgTGATGTGTTTTACAGCCATTTTCCCAGTGCTTCTACATTATATCTCTTCCCATGAATATTCTAACAATTCCTGAAAACAACTAGCTCTAAAATGTGTTTCTCACTTATCAGAATAAAAAGCTTGCATTTGCTTTGTGGGGAATAGTGGAGAGATTAGACTAGAGAATTCGGATTTTAACTCTACAACTTCCTTTTTGAGTTTGTGTAAATTTCACTGGATTTTTGGACCCAAGTTTActtcagagtaaaaaaaaaagagcttgacTATTATGTTGATTAagctatgaaaatataaataaagcacCTGGTAATACATGatcaataaaaatcaattaacatATTTGTGATCTACTTTTTTAGTCatagttttcttcatattttgatCTCTTATATGCTTATTATTTTCAATTGTATCCAATAAAAATTCGTACGTAGTCTATATTTATCCACTTGTGTttatatacaaatggaaaaacaaatatctgaaaatacaagaaaaataagtcaaTCCATGTTTTGTCTTTATAATATGTAAAGAACATGATTTATTCTCTCTACTAAGTTACAGAAGTGTGACACACTTGCTTTTAATGGTGATAGCAGAGTTGAAGGTGTCATTTCCAGAAGTACAGATACTTTAGTGTGGcagtaaaaaatattatttgaacttGGAGACACCAGAGTCTATATCCTATCTCCACCATTTATTTACCAGCTGAATAACTCTGGGTAAATGATTTAAtaactctgagcctcagtttctaaaATGGGAACATTTCTAAAATGAGGACAACCTCAAAAATTCAATGTACTTTAGTAGATAATTAGAAGGCAGACAGTAAGGACTCAGTAAATGTCAGTTATGATTAATAAACTGTTGATTTTCTCAGTAATAATCATATCAGATTGAGTAGCCTTGAAGGTAAATATACAGATCTTTCCCAGTCATATATTGTATGGATAGTCACTAGTCATTAATACTCAACTAAGTTTGCTTGCAATAATCAAGCAGGTTCTGCTTTTGACATGTGACCAATATGTTTTTAGCTGTTTTATGAAAACATGCACTTTTGCATAGACAAGCCAATAATAACAAGTCTACTATTATGTAATGATTTTGACTCAACTGTGATCTAATGATTGTTACTTAATTATAGTATATGATTCTTGCTTTGATTTCTGTGGTTCCCCATTCCCAGAGTATAGGGGAAGATGTATTCCTCATATTCACATAAAACTCAATTTCTCAACAAAGATATTCTTATGCAAGCATTATGCAGCACACCTCAGGTTTAGTCATCTAGTTTACCTTCCAGCCTATAAGCTGGATTCATCTATGATAGTCCTGATTGGCAAAGTTCTCTTGAAAGCTGTACTAGCATGAACCATTACTCACCTGTACAATTATTCATTTTAGTGTTTGTTCTTATGTTTAATATTACCACAAGTAATCTCTCTCCCTCTATTATCCTgttacactttttaaattttacaacatACTTGGCCGGGCGagctggttcatgcctgtaatcctagcactttgggaggccgaggcaggcaaattatctgaggtcaggagttcaaaaccagcctggccaacatggtgaaactccgtctctactaaaaatacaaaaaatatccaGGTtcagtggcacacatctgtaatcccagttacctgggaggctgaggcaggagaatcgcttgaacccaggagttggaggttgcagtgagccgagatcatgccactgtactccagcctgggctacagagtgagactcagtctcaaaaacaaacaaataaacaaacaaacaaataaacagtaTACTTGTTAAATTACATCAAAATTCAATCAATAATAAGTTTATATGACATAAAATGAACTGTGATCTCCACCCTTTAAGAACCACCCTTTAAATAGAAATGTGCACTAAGAACTGATGTCAACTCATAGATCAACATATCAGTGTATTCATGATTCATTCAATCAGTATGAGTTTATGTAGGTTTATCATCGTGAGTGATTAGAAGATGCTAGCACTATcaacaaataatatataatattcctCTAGAAGGTATATGATGActtatgaaataattaaaaagcaatttaaGGTTTTACTAGATGCAGAATAAAACAAGAAGGCAAACATATTGAATGTCTATGTGTTTGAGAAATTCACAGTAAAGAATAGATGGGCTACCaactatggaatattattttgaaggaagaaataaaacaataaacatatgtggAGTAAAGAAAACTACATTCCAGATGAAAACATCCTGAATATGCTAAGGATAAGAGGTCATTATCTCTGGAAGATAAAAATCAGGTCATTGGATTCCAATAACATACgtcagtaataaaaataacatggtaCCTTACATTTTTATAGCTAGAActgtataattttttctttaattgagacagagtcttgttctgtctcccaggctggagtgcagtggtgcgatctcagctcactgcaacctccacctcccaggttcaagcgattcttctgcctcagcctcccaagtagctgggactacaggcgcgtg harbors:
- the LOC105491594 gene encoding olfactory receptor 2G3-like, whose translation is MTNSSVKGDIILAGFSDQPHLEKILFVAVLISYLLTLVGNTVIILICSVDPKLKTPMYFFLTHLSLVDICFTTSIVPQLLWNLKGPAKTITFLGCVIQLYISLALGSTECVLLAVMAFDRYAAVCKPLHYTAVMNPRLCQALAGVAWLSGVGNTLIQGTVTLRLPRCGHQLLHHFFCEVPSMIKLACVDIHDNEVQLFVASLVLLLLPLMLILLSYGHIAKVVIRIKSVQARCKALGTCGSHLIVVSLFYGTITAVYIQPNSSYAHAHGKFISLFYTVVTPTLNPLIYTLRNNDVKGALRRLFHRDFT